One stretch of Bacteroidia bacterium DNA includes these proteins:
- a CDS encoding hydrogenase: MILKRNFNPIKVVQYVWAELVFSILMAFSVFILQRFEWSFPILPFSVAAILGSALAIFIAFRNNSSYSRWWEARTLWGGIVNSSRVLARLVITFTDSHSNQAQFNQSRSENFKKEMVYALIAWVHALRLHLRRQTNWDEIKPFLSSQEFEELKKNQNKPNYIHLLTGKKIYEAMANGTLGGFDSFQMEGQLLALANYQGGCERIKNTPLLRQYDFFTRLFLYTFMTLLPFSLIADFNRLNMTEWMIPVSVLISFVFSVIGKVGEVNEDPFENKITDVPLTALCNTIERDLQEMLGLPILTNKTEAENGFLF, from the coding sequence ATGATACTAAAACGAAATTTCAATCCCATCAAAGTGGTTCAGTATGTTTGGGCAGAATTGGTCTTTTCCATCTTAATGGCTTTTTCTGTTTTTATTTTACAACGCTTTGAATGGAGTTTCCCAATCTTACCGTTCTCTGTAGCAGCCATCTTAGGCAGTGCATTGGCCATCTTTATCGCTTTTAGAAACAACAGTTCATACAGCCGTTGGTGGGAAGCTAGAACCTTGTGGGGAGGAATAGTTAATTCAAGCAGGGTGTTAGCCAGGCTGGTTATTACTTTTACCGATAGCCATTCTAATCAGGCTCAGTTCAACCAATCCCGAAGCGAAAACTTTAAAAAGGAAATGGTTTATGCACTTATAGCCTGGGTACATGCCTTGCGTTTACACCTTAGGAGACAAACAAACTGGGATGAAATTAAACCTTTCTTATCGTCGCAAGAGTTTGAAGAATTGAAAAAAAACCAAAATAAACCCAACTATATACACCTACTCACCGGCAAGAAAATTTATGAAGCCATGGCAAATGGAACCCTAGGAGGCTTCGATAGTTTCCAAATGGAAGGACAATTGCTGGCTTTAGCCAATTATCAAGGTGGATGTGAACGAATTAAAAATACTCCACTGCTCCGACAATACGACTTTTTTACCCGATTGTTTTTGTACACCTTTATGACATTGCTTCCATTTTCCTTAATTGCCGATTTTAACAGACTGAATATGACCGAATGGATGATTCCGGTATCGGTATTAATCTCATTTGTTTTCTCAGTCATTGGAAAGGTAGGAGAGGTAAATGAAGATCCTTTTGAAAATAAAATTACCGATGTACCCCTCACTGCCCTGTGTAATACGATTGAACGTGACCTTCAGGAAATGTTGGGGCTACCCATTTTGACAAACAAAACTGAAGCAGAGAACGGCTTTTTGTTCTAA